Proteins found in one Paralichthys olivaceus isolate ysfri-2021 chromosome 19, ASM2471397v2, whole genome shotgun sequence genomic segment:
- the cnr1 gene encoding cannabinoid receptor 1 isoform X2 yields MFSTAALPSDTAMKSVLDGVADTTFRTITSGLQYLGSNDANYDNPTNDVDFKGGFSLQKPLSAFRSNSFPDKVPADEELILKGIPFFPTNATDLFGNRSTFRDETDTIQCGENFMDMECFMILTPSQQLAVAVMSLTLGTFTVLENLVVLCVILQSRTLRCRPSYHFIGSLAVADLLGSVIFVYSFLDFHVFHRKDSPNVFLFKLGGVTASFTASVGSLFLTAIDRYISIHRPLAYRRIVTRTKAVIAFCMMWTISIVIAVLPLLGWNCKRLNSVCSELFPLIDKNYLMFWIGVTSVLVLFIIYAYMYILWKAHHHAVRMLSRTSQKSLVVYSADGTKVQTTRPEQTRMDIRLAKTLVLILVVLVICWGPVLAIMVYDLFWSMDDDIKTVFAFCSMLCLLNSTVNPIIYALRSKDLRHAFLSSCHACRGSAQQLDNSLESDYQNRNANISANRAAESCVKTTVKIAKVTMSVSTETSAEAV; encoded by the exons AT GTTTTCCACTGCAGCATTACCCTCAGACACAGCCATGAAGTCTGTGCTGGATGGTGTGGCAGACACCACCTTCCGGACTATCACATCTGGTTTACAGTATCTCGGTTCCAACGACGCTAACTACGACAACCCCACCAATGATGTAGACTTCAAGGGCGGCTTCTCTCTGCAGAAGCCCTTATCTGCTTTCCGCAGCAACTCCTTCCCAGACAAAGTACCTGCGGACGAGGAGCTCATCCTCAAGGGCATTCCGTTCTTCCCCACCAATGCCACAGACTTGTTTGGCAACAGGAGCACGTTCAGAGATGAGACTGACACTATACAATGTGGGGAGAACTTTATGGACATGGAGTGTTTCATGATCCTGACTCCCAGTCAGCAGCTGGCTGTGGCTGTGATGTCTCTGACTCTGGGTACCTTCACGGTGCTGGAGAACCTGGTTGTGCTCTGCGTCATCCTGCAGTCCCGCACCCTCCGCTGCCGGCCATCCTACCACTTCATCGGCAGCCTGGCTGTGGCTGACCTGCTGGGCAGTGTCATCTTTGTCTATAGCTTTCTGGACTTCCATGTTTTCCACAGGAAGGACAGCCccaatgtttttctcttcaagTTGGGTGGAGTCACAGCATCGTTCACGGCGTCTGTGGGCAGTCTTTTCCTCACGGCCATTGACCGCTACATCTCCATACACCGGCCTCTCGCCTACAGGCGCATTGTGACACGGACCAAGGCTGTCATAGCCTTCTGTATGATGTGGACTATCTCCATTGTCATCGCAGTGCTACCTCTGCTGGGCTGGAACTGTAAACGTCTCAATTCTGTTTGCTCCGAATTATTCCCTCTTattgataagaactacctgatGTTCTGGATCGGTGTGACCAGTGTGCTGGTTCTTTTCATCATCTACGCCTACATGTACATCCTGTGGAAAGCACACCACCATGCTGTGCGCATGCTGAGCCGAACCTCCCAGAAGAGCCTCGTTGTTTACTCAGCAGATGGGACTAAAGTGCAGACCACACGTCCTGAGCAGACACGCATGGATATCCGTCTGGCCAAGACCCTGGTGCTCATCTTGGTGGTGCTGGTCATATGTTGGGGCCCAGTGCTCGCCATCATGGTCTATGACCTCTTCTGGAGCATGGACGATGATATCAAGACAGTATTTGCATTCTGCAGCATGCTCTGCCTGCTCAACTCCACCGTTAACCCAATCATCTACGCCCTGAGGAGCAAGGACCTGCGGCATGCCTTCCTCAGCTCCTGCCACGCCTGCAGGGGCAGTGCACAGCAGTTGGACAATAGCCTGGAGTCAGACTACCAGAACAGAAACGCAAACATTTCTGCCAACAGGGCTGCAGAGAGCTGCGTGAAGACCACTGTGAAAATAGCCAAAGTAACAATGTCTGTGTCAACTGAAACCTCTGCCGAAGCTGTCTAA
- the cnr1 gene encoding cannabinoid receptor 1 isoform X1 yields MKSVLDGVADTTFRTITSGLQYLGSNDANYDNPTNDVDFKGGFSLQKPLSAFRSNSFPDKVPADEELILKGIPFFPTNATDLFGNRSTFRDETDTIQCGENFMDMECFMILTPSQQLAVAVMSLTLGTFTVLENLVVLCVILQSRTLRCRPSYHFIGSLAVADLLGSVIFVYSFLDFHVFHRKDSPNVFLFKLGGVTASFTASVGSLFLTAIDRYISIHRPLAYRRIVTRTKAVIAFCMMWTISIVIAVLPLLGWNCKRLNSVCSELFPLIDKNYLMFWIGVTSVLVLFIIYAYMYILWKAHHHAVRMLSRTSQKSLVVYSADGTKVQTTRPEQTRMDIRLAKTLVLILVVLVICWGPVLAIMVYDLFWSMDDDIKTVFAFCSMLCLLNSTVNPIIYALRSKDLRHAFLSSCHACRGSAQQLDNSLESDYQNRNANISANRAAESCVKTTVKIAKVTMSVSTETSAEAV; encoded by the coding sequence ATGAAGTCTGTGCTGGATGGTGTGGCAGACACCACCTTCCGGACTATCACATCTGGTTTACAGTATCTCGGTTCCAACGACGCTAACTACGACAACCCCACCAATGATGTAGACTTCAAGGGCGGCTTCTCTCTGCAGAAGCCCTTATCTGCTTTCCGCAGCAACTCCTTCCCAGACAAAGTACCTGCGGACGAGGAGCTCATCCTCAAGGGCATTCCGTTCTTCCCCACCAATGCCACAGACTTGTTTGGCAACAGGAGCACGTTCAGAGATGAGACTGACACTATACAATGTGGGGAGAACTTTATGGACATGGAGTGTTTCATGATCCTGACTCCCAGTCAGCAGCTGGCTGTGGCTGTGATGTCTCTGACTCTGGGTACCTTCACGGTGCTGGAGAACCTGGTTGTGCTCTGCGTCATCCTGCAGTCCCGCACCCTCCGCTGCCGGCCATCCTACCACTTCATCGGCAGCCTGGCTGTGGCTGACCTGCTGGGCAGTGTCATCTTTGTCTATAGCTTTCTGGACTTCCATGTTTTCCACAGGAAGGACAGCCccaatgtttttctcttcaagTTGGGTGGAGTCACAGCATCGTTCACGGCGTCTGTGGGCAGTCTTTTCCTCACGGCCATTGACCGCTACATCTCCATACACCGGCCTCTCGCCTACAGGCGCATTGTGACACGGACCAAGGCTGTCATAGCCTTCTGTATGATGTGGACTATCTCCATTGTCATCGCAGTGCTACCTCTGCTGGGCTGGAACTGTAAACGTCTCAATTCTGTTTGCTCCGAATTATTCCCTCTTattgataagaactacctgatGTTCTGGATCGGTGTGACCAGTGTGCTGGTTCTTTTCATCATCTACGCCTACATGTACATCCTGTGGAAAGCACACCACCATGCTGTGCGCATGCTGAGCCGAACCTCCCAGAAGAGCCTCGTTGTTTACTCAGCAGATGGGACTAAAGTGCAGACCACACGTCCTGAGCAGACACGCATGGATATCCGTCTGGCCAAGACCCTGGTGCTCATCTTGGTGGTGCTGGTCATATGTTGGGGCCCAGTGCTCGCCATCATGGTCTATGACCTCTTCTGGAGCATGGACGATGATATCAAGACAGTATTTGCATTCTGCAGCATGCTCTGCCTGCTCAACTCCACCGTTAACCCAATCATCTACGCCCTGAGGAGCAAGGACCTGCGGCATGCCTTCCTCAGCTCCTGCCACGCCTGCAGGGGCAGTGCACAGCAGTTGGACAATAGCCTGGAGTCAGACTACCAGAACAGAAACGCAAACATTTCTGCCAACAGGGCTGCAGAGAGCTGCGTGAAGACCACTGTGAAAATAGCCAAAGTAACAATGTCTGTGTCAACTGAAACCTCTGCCGAAGCTGTCTAA